One region of Atribacterota bacterium genomic DNA includes:
- a CDS encoding ABC transporter ATP-binding protein: MEDSNVIECISVSKNYNIGKKNEIKVLENINITAKSNEFVVILGPGQSGKTTLFRLIAGFERPTSGDVYVNGKKVIGPNPQIGFIFQKYMLFPWKTVRGNIEMGPKLTGVSKKKRQEIADYYIKLVGLEGFENYYPNQLSGGMKQRVGIARSYANGANIMLMDEPFGQLDAQTRMFMEKEIIRMWNKEKKTVCFVTNNVDEAVFLADRIICIEGKLPGRMDKIYNINLPRPREFTDISFIELREKIKNSMELVL; the protein is encoded by the coding sequence GTGGAAGATTCAAATGTTATAGAGTGTATAAGTGTAAGTAAAAATTACAACATAGGTAAGAAGAATGAAATTAAGGTTTTAGAAAATATAAATATAACAGCTAAAAGTAATGAATTTGTAGTAATTCTAGGACCAGGTCAATCGGGCAAAACAACTCTTTTTAGATTAATTGCTGGTTTTGAAAGGCCAACTTCGGGTGATGTATATGTAAATGGTAAGAAAGTTATTGGACCAAATCCACAAATTGGTTTTATTTTTCAAAAATATATGCTTTTTCCCTGGAAAACCGTGAGGGGTAATATAGAAATGGGTCCAAAACTTACGGGTGTATCTAAAAAGAAAAGACAGGAGATTGCAGATTATTATATCAAATTAGTAGGATTGGAAGGTTTTGAAAATTACTATCCTAATCAGTTAAGCGGAGGAATGAAGCAACGTGTAGGCATAGCTCGTTCTTATGCCAATGGAGCAAATATAATGTTAATGGACGAACCCTTTGGGCAGCTGGATGCCCAGACTCGTATGTTTATGGAAAAAGAGATCATTCGAATGTGGAATAAAGAAAAAAAGACTGTTTGTTTTGTTACTAATAATGTGGATGAAGCTGTATTTCTTGCTGATAGGATTATTTGTATCGAGGGTAAACTACCAGGTAGAATGGATAAAATTTATAATATTAATTTACCCAGACCTAGGGAATTTACAGATATTTCATTTATTGAATTAAGAGAAAAAATAAAGAATAGTATGGAGCTGGTTCTTTAA